The Thiohalobacter sp. sequence CGGTGGTGCGTGCCCTGGCGCCCACGCCGCTGGCCGCGACCTGGCTGGCGCGGGCGGGGCAGGGCCGGGTGGTGAGCGGCCGGGGCCGGCTGGTGCGGGCGCTGTCGGCGCTGCCGATTGCGGTGCTGACGGCCGATGCCGGCATCCTGGCCAGCCTGCGCGGCATGGGCCTGGAGCGGGTCGGCGACCTGCTGCGCCTGCCGCGCGACGGACTGGCGCGGCGCTTCAGTCCCGCCCTGCTGGCCGACCTGGACCGGGCGCTGGGGCGGCAGCCGGACCCGCGGCCGGCGTATCGGCCGCCGGAATCCTTCGAGCACAGCCTGGCGCTCGCCCTGCCGGCGCGTCGCATCGGTCATCTGCAGCCGGCGCTGGACGCGCTGCTGGATGATCTGGCCGATTGGCTGCGGCTGCGCGATTGCGCCGTGGCCCGCCTCGCGCTGCTGTTTCATGGCCGCAGCGAGACCCTGCGCCGTCAGATCGGCCTGGCCCGCCCGGAACGCGAGCCGGCGCGGTTGCACCGGGTCCTGCGGCAGCGTCTGGAAGGCCTGCGGCTGGCCGAGCCGGTGGAAGCGGTGACCCTGGTCTCCGAGGAGATCACGGCCTTCCGGGCCGCCAGCGAGGCCCTGTTTCCCGATCCGGACGCCGCCGAGCAGGCCTTCGATGCCCTGTTGCTGCAGTTGCGCGAGCGTCTCGGCGAGGCGGCGGTGCGCGGCCTGTGCCTGGTGGAGGACTATCGCCCCGAGCGTGCCTGGCGCTGGTGCGAGCCCGGTGACCGTGGCGAGGTGCCCTGGCAGCAGCCGCATCGCCCGCTCTGGCTGCTGCCCGAGCCGCAGCCGCTGCCGGTGCGGGCAGGGCGGCCCTGGCGAAACGGACCGCTGCGGCTGCGGCCGTTGCCGTTGCGGGTGGAGGCCGGCTGGTGGGACGAGGGCGATGTCCGGCGCGACTACTTCATGGGCGAGGCGCCGGACGGCGGGCGTTGCTGGGTGTTCCGCGTTCCCGGCGGGCACTGGTTTCTGCATGGCCTGTTCGGCTGAGGGGTATCATTCCGGTGGCCGGACCCGCAGCCAGGCCGGGCAATGTCTGTCCGCGGGCGCCGAAATTCGTGCCATGATCAGTTTTTTGCGCTTTCGAAGGAGGTGGCGTGAGCCGGCAAATGGACAAGCGTGCGGCAGCCGCGCTCTCGCGCCTGCTCGAGGTCATGCGGCAGCTTCGCGACCCCGAGCATGGCTGTCCCTGGGATCGCGCCCAGACCCATCGTTCACTGGTGCCCTATCTGCTGGAGGAGGCCCACGAGGTCGTCGACGTCATCGAGCGGAACGCGCTCGAGCGACTCGATGACGAACTCGGCGACCTGCTGTTCCAGGTGGTGTTCCATGCCCGCCTCGCCGAGGAAGCGGGGCGTTTCGACATGGCCGACGTGGCCAACGCCATCGCCGACAAGCTGGTGCGCCGCCACCCCCACGTGTTCGGCGGGGCGCAGGTGGCGTCGGCGGAGGAACAGACCCGGCAGTGGGAGGCCCACAAGGCCCGTGAACGGGCCGAACGCGGGGTGCAGGCAACCGACCTGTTTGCCGATGTGCCGCGCGCACTGCCGGCACTTGCCCGTGCTGCCAAGCTGCAGCGTCGCGCCGCGCGCATGGGTCTGGACTGGCCGGACGCGACGGGCGTGCTGGAAAAGCTGGACGAGGAACTCGCTGAGCTGCGCGCGGCCATGGACGAGGGTGTGCCGGAGCGGATCGAGGCCGAGGTGGGGGACCTGCTGTTTACCTGCGTGAACCTGGCGCGTCATCTGGGCGTCGATCCCGAGCAGGCCCTGCGCGGTGCCAGCGCCCGCTTCGAGACGCGCGCTTTGGCGGTCGTCGCGCGCGCCCGCGCCGCGGGCAGCGATCCCGCAGAACTGGATGCCGAAGCACTCGATACCTTGTGGCGGGCGGCCAAGGGACAGGAAGAAGGGACCTGACCGGAATGTGGGCTG is a genomic window containing:
- a CDS encoding Y-family DNA polymerase, with the translated sequence MATPAVSRAGPMPLWCCLHCPELPLEVFAGQAVERASLLVHDHHPSRPRVVQAGRAAMEAGVRPGMSLVAAEALFASGHAVARRPREERQWLARLATRACRFSSQVSLVAPDAVLLEVGASLRLFGGLDVLLKRLETALAGQTVVRALAPTPLAATWLARAGQGRVVSGRGRLVRALSALPIAVLTADAGILASLRGMGLERVGDLLRLPRDGLARRFSPALLADLDRALGRQPDPRPAYRPPESFEHSLALALPARRIGHLQPALDALLDDLADWLRLRDCAVARLALLFHGRSETLRRQIGLARPEREPARLHRVLRQRLEGLRLAEPVEAVTLVSEEITAFRAASEALFPDPDAAEQAFDALLLQLRERLGEAAVRGLCLVEDYRPERAWRWCEPGDRGEVPWQQPHRPLWLLPEPQPLPVRAGRPWRNGPLRLRPLPLRVEAGWWDEGDVRRDYFMGEAPDGGRCWVFRVPGGHWFLHGLFG
- the mazG gene encoding nucleoside triphosphate pyrophosphohydrolase, translated to MSRQMDKRAAAALSRLLEVMRQLRDPEHGCPWDRAQTHRSLVPYLLEEAHEVVDVIERNALERLDDELGDLLFQVVFHARLAEEAGRFDMADVANAIADKLVRRHPHVFGGAQVASAEEQTRQWEAHKARERAERGVQATDLFADVPRALPALARAAKLQRRAARMGLDWPDATGVLEKLDEELAELRAAMDEGVPERIEAEVGDLLFTCVNLARHLGVDPEQALRGASARFETRALAVVARARAAGSDPAELDAEALDTLWRAAKGQEEGT